A stretch of DNA from Diospyros lotus cultivar Yz01 chromosome 14, ASM1463336v1, whole genome shotgun sequence:
CAAATCGCATGGGCCACATGAAAAATGGGCTAGGCTCGTAAAACTAATCTCGTCCCAATGGCTATTTAGCCCACAAAATAATCAGCAGATcaatcatatatacatttaaacgaTAGCTAAATGAACATAAGATGAAAtccaaatatataacaaaatgcatacaaacagtacatatcaattatatgaaaatatatattttgaatcataaatcctaacaaattccaccttgattcaagaatggattaatAATAAACTTGACTAGAGACCTTTACAAACTCTCCTAACTACAATAGGAGCACATTGAGCAACAACACAACTTGCTCAAACTTAAAACCTCAAAACTGACTCGACTAATACATCCTCATTTAAAACAACAGAAACCTCTATCAAGACTTCTATAAACAAGACATCAAAGTTAATGATAGGACTTAATTGTTTACACatttttacctaattttttGTCTTAACCTTAtgctatttttcctacataatgtgtatttatatgaattttatattattttaatctcattTTATAAGAATCCagcaaaggaaataaattcgAAGATTTAagcgtaaaaagaaaaaaatatatattataaagttaattttaaaattaatattataaattaaaaaataaatacatattttaaataattaatattataatataattaaagttataatatattaaatattatatattatattatattttatattaattatatatataatattataataagataactattatatataatatatatattaataaatggcGTGAATGccatgtgcatatatatatatatattattaaacaaaTCAAAGGCGGTGGAGTGAATTAGGCTTGGCgagggcatatatatatatatatatataataataggtGAACATGGAAGAGGGGAAGAGATTGGAGGCGCCAGTAAAAGAAGGCTTCTGGACGGTGTAGGGAGGAAAAtattgaagaagagaaaagcaGACACAAGAAAGAGAAATTAAAGTTGCGAACAACACAGATTGGAGCCAGCAGCGGCACGTAGCATCAATTGCGATTCAGATTTGTTTTAGATCTGGGCAGGAggcatttttttctctttcttcaatttttaatatttatttttattttaataatgtctaattaaattattttagctagggtttggatggattttaattctgaaattatgtgattatttgtttgcttcgattcaaaacccgattattatttgcgtgatgaatttatattgttgtgtttaataCTTTAAAAGATTGACCACCTTTTAATAATTCAATGATTTATGCTGACTAAATGATTGtcataaattagatccataggcaatataaatcacatgcttgactatgagatcgaaaaatgattagctcatgtgtgggaatcgaggaagcttaATGAATCAAATCTCCTTCCGAGATTAAAGGTTTTCAAAGAacttaatgtttatttatttcgttgatatctgctcaAAAATCTgatagtgaaattgaattaataaaggattaatatgacttgagaaaacttattaattaattaaggaaaattcaccatcacatgtaaataattataaaatactataaaagTATTTTGTGGTTTTTAATcgggttgaatagataattagataatccagattaaatgaaatctaaaccctggtgcattcattaattaatttttttcccaaagaattcagttttctatttatttttctttttatttatccaattaattaattaattaatttaggctaattaaaattattttggtattgtgatctagttctcgtgggatcgacactttttttttatcactatatgcatatttgactaggatGCACTTGCTCgaattaattatgcataaatCACACAACAGCTAACACTCAGTCTTCCATTAGACACAGAAATTTTCTAAGGTTCCACCTTAAGGATAACATGTTTCCACCTCAAACTCTAAACTATGAGTTTGTTCAGGTACATCTAATTCTACAAGGCCCTCAAATACTACAAGACTAGGCACACATCACCATCTAGGCCTAAAACAGAATTTAAGAACAAGTCCTAGATAGAAACCAAGAACTCAAAACAGTTCTCAATAAAGAGACAAAGAAAGCAACTTACAACCCATGGGAATCAAAACACAGGCATCTATGGGAAACTCTACCCCATACCATAAAACAGGATTCATACCGCCCTCTAAGTTACAAACCTAAACAAATCCATTCATGCCTAACATGCTTAACTCTAACAGCTCTCTTATGACCAATGTGCCCTAGCCTTTTAATGCCTAGACTCCAAACCTACAAAGCTTCTATACTCTCATAACCATCAAGCAAGTTGGTTGATTGTTCTCtagctttatttttctcaagaTCTTTCTTCCTTTTGAAACACTCTTTCCTTAATCGACCCTCTTTCTTACAATACCAGCAAGTCTTGGTTGTTGAGGATCCTTTTCTTGACCCTTCAACCATAGGTTTATCCCTAGTGGCATTTCTATCCGCATGACCACTAACCTGCAAACCCTCTGCAGAACTTGACCTATTATCCCTCTTAACCTCAAGATCCCTAGATCTAAGAGCTGACAACATATCTTCTAAGGTCAAAGAAGATCTACCATATTTAATTGCTGTTTTAAGATCTTTACAGGCTTCTGGCaaagagtttaacaaaataatagctTGATTCTCATCAGAAATTTTTTCATCAGCATTGGCCAATTCTATTGTAATCACTTTAAATTCATTTAGATTTTCCTCTAGGGTTTTTGCAGGGTTCATTTTAAATCCAAACAACtgttctttcaaaaatattttattagttagagACTTAGCCATATACAAGGACTCCAACTTAGACCATACCTTAGCAATTgattcttcttcatttacctGGTGCAAGACATTGTTTGCTAGGCTGAGGATGATCAAGGAAAAAGCCATCTCATCCATGTCCTGCCTTTCTTGGGCGGTCATGGAGAGTTGCttatccttcttctcctttATTTCCAACAGAGCCTTCACGCATCGATGTTGGACAAGCATTGCCTTCATCTTTTTCTGCCACATGCTAAAATCGCCATGGCCATCAAACTTATCTACTTCCAATTTAGATGGAGtcatatagaaaaaatataagcaGGTTAATCAAGAATCGAACAAGATAAGCAGTCCAATCAGACACTCTCTAAATCCTTTAGGGacaaatcagaatttaaacactgattttaaggaaaaaacaattttgaatttaaaaataaaaaatcaagaaatcaaTACAATATTAGGCAAAAACAGAACGAAAAGACTTATTAGATTATAAACAGAATCAAGAACTTCAGAAAGAGAtagggaaagaaaaaatacaggAATCAAGCAGATTTGAGCATGCTTTAAATAACTCGAGACAAGGAATTTAAGCAAATCAGAATCACACATACACAATTACTGAAAAAACAGTAATGATTATGAAATTAGGGCAAAACAAAATAGATCGCAAAATTAGGGCAAATGCGAAATTTCTTACCCAATCGAAGATCCAAAAAAGATCTTCGTGTTTACCTTTGGATCTGAAACGGTTCGGCCTGGATCTTGAATCCCAAGggttctgataccacttgttaatGTATTGTAATCTGTACAATCGGCCAAACTAACCAAGAGTAAGTACAgtaaaatagaaacagaaacgaacacaagaacacaaaactttacatgttcggatcaatagatcctactcacggcagaggctccaCCTCTAGTCAATCCATTAAATAGCTTTCGATTACAACcggattacaagatcacaacaagaacaaaacGTATTGCAAATACATAAACTGAaatcagaaaataaaatacaagaacaagtataGGATCTGTTCTAACGATCTCAAGATCGTGTCAAGAATCTGATCTATCAGTTACACCAAATCTCTCACGTCTCAGGCGATTCAACAACAGAGATTAAAGCAATACAATCTTACCGTGTGATCTTACCAACAAAATCGAAGTCAATCGAACGAGAGAAGGATTTACAAGCGAGAGAGGGTCTCACTTCTAGTGCGTCGAACATAGGGTTTCAAAATGAGAGTAATGGCAGATCTGTCGCAACTAGGGCATGAAGCTGCCCTTATATAGCAACAGGCAACCGGGCTGGGCTGAGACAAATCGCATAAGCCACATGAAAAATAGGCTCGGCTCATAAAACTGATCTAGGCCCAATGGCTATTTGGCCtacaaaataatcaacaaatcaatcatatatatatttaaatggtAGCTAAATGAACATAAGatgaaacccaaatatataacaaaatgcatacaaacagcacatatcaattatatgaaaaaatatattttgaatcataaattcTAACACATATGGACTTGACGAGAATACAACTTCAATTCAATTATCTTTGGGAACCCCAATTTAATTAACGATCCAAGTATAAATacaatttttcctttaattgAGGATTCTTGGTTTGCAAGATAGCGGTGATTGAAAAGTATTTGAGACGATGGGAggcaaataatatatatatatattgctgtGCGTGTTGACTTGCCAAACCAAttacattcattaattaatgttattccccccataaattatatatacaagtatttaAGTTTGATTGGtaatcttaatttagtttttattaaaagaaaatacgTGTTTAGTGATCCTTTATTATATTCAGAAGATGGAGTGCAGTTGGCGGGGTCTAATAATGTTCCAGcaaccaaatatataaatattaattaaatatatattaatttgatggtATGACGACAATTGTGATGTAGCTAGTCAGAAGAAGGGTATTAACTATTAATTAtgggattatatatatatacatatatcgaCTACACGCTACGTACAGCaaccaaatataataattaattaataatacaaTCATAGAACGTGACAACCTTCAGCAATTCCACATGTACCAATTACTACGATACACCGTGTACGTACATGATGAATTGTAATGAGTTCTTCAATTGGGCTCAACGATCGATCAAGCAAAGGGAATCAGCAGCAGGGGGTTCAACTTAATTAAACCTCAACCAATTTGTGGCTAGCTAGCTTATTGTGAAGAACACAACAAATCCATTATTTTCTGAATACGCTTTCAcaaacatgaaacaacaaagaaGTATACCCACTCACAATACGTACGAATATGTATGAACCGATCGACAATAAGGGtagcgtgtatatatatatatattgccagggcaggcaggcaggcacgATATATCATCAGTTGGTTTTCCTGCAATTAGTCCTTATCTGGCCGCTGGTGCCGGTGAGCGGGTCAAGGTTTCCCATCTTGACCATGGCGTCGGCGAAGTCGGTGAAGAAAGTTGAAGAGCTGGAGCTGTAAGTGTTAACTTGGTCATCGGTAGATCCCCCGTTGAAGAGCTGTTGGTCGGAGTGGAGCAGCCCCTTCTGGCTCTGCAGATTCTGGAAGTAGGCATTGTCAAAAGCATTTGGGCTTGTCACGTCCAGAGGCGAAAGGTTGTCGTCTCCCCCCGCGCTTGGACACTCTTCCCTCACCGACTCTGCGAATGTCGAATCTATGTTGCTCTCGTTGTAGACTCGGGCTCGGAAGCTCGTGCACCTTGCTTGCCCTATTGTGTGGGATCCTGCAGTCCAAACAAATCAAATCCATCGCACTCGTACGTTAAAgcagcaaacacacaaaaatgtaaatgctcatcatcatcattaacccTTTTAACCACCACCCCAGGTTCGATCggatatatatacaagtatagatagatagatagatatgtTTGATGTTTCCAGCACCTGAGAGGGCGACCATTTCACTTGCAGAGAAACCTTTGTTTGAGAAAGTAGTGATAAGGCCGCTGAGGTCGGAAGTAGGAGCGGGAATATTGCCACTGTTAGCAGCGCTGAAGCTTGCGGTGGTCGAGTCCCTTCTACCTAGTAGAACGGTCCAACTGGGGCCGTCCAACTGAGtttcatatgcatatataaccATAATTACAACACTATAATTAcggaagaaaattaatgcttGAATGAATTCAAACAgtagttaattttaattgaagTTAGTTAATTAGGTTCTTTGCATTGCATTAATTGAAGCATATATACCGCAACGACGGAGTCTCTCGCAGTGACGGCTAAGATATCGGCACATGAAACAACACCAGGGCACAAACTTTCCACCTGAGATTTAATCGTATCGATAACGTCGAACCCTCTCAAGGAATCAAGATTTGGAGCAGCCGTCTTTTCCCCGGTGAAGTTTGACGTGTCATCCAACAGCACAGATGCATCGCATCCCTGTAattcacatttatttattacaacactagaattaattaatatatcatcatccattaattaattaattaatcccttGATGTAATTAATCATGATTACGTACGaaacaaatgaaaattaaaaacccacaatatatatatatggctttaATTTGCCTGCCGACCAGCTTTATCTAGctcttttaattattaattttctaattatgttgatatatatatatatatatactatactATCAATCTTAtccgatatatatataataattaattaacttgcTGTATTAATTCTGTAGCCATGCATCTTTAATTAGCATGATGAATCATGactaattcaataaaaattaattaagaaattaaggaaattaaTGTGATAACGGGGAAAGACATATAGCGAGAGACTTGCATTGACAAAGCAATCGTGGAAATGAAGGCGGAGCAAGGAGGCGCCCATGCGAGGCTCGTCCGACACTGCAGAGTCGACGGCAGATTTGATGGTGGAAAGGACGTCCGGGCAGGACGAGGAGTAGTATGTGGACGACAACTGAGCTGATGCTATTCCTATTGCACCAGCAAGGAGCAGGAGCATCATCAATAATCCCATCAATATTGAAGGATTATACGCACCAGCCATCATCACCAactataaataatttatgaagaaggaaggaaggaaggaggaggaggaaattaattaaaggaGGTTCAAGtcgacgaagaagaagaagaagccttcAATCTGATAATTTATTCCAGAGCGATGTTCGTTTACAATTTATAcaacaaaagattgaaacgtACGTAATTTGTCCGCGTTCTTActgtataattaattatctcCATGCATGGCTTTGGTCAACGCTTTGAGCTGGAAAGAAGAAGCCGCGCTATACTTtggaaaaagaaatggagaCACCCCCAACCCCAAGTCGCCATGCATGAATGATGAATTAATTACAGAGACAAAGACTATGACAAATTAGGACATTTTGTCTGAACATCTTGGAATTATTCAACTCTTACCTTTCAAAAAGTCCATTTTAATTAGAGGCTACTTCGAATTTGACAACTCACCCAATTGGACTAAGCTGCTTGCGTTCTGTACATATGGAAATTACTTGGATATACTCATTCGCCATGCATTTAAGAGCCCCAATTTAGTCACCGTCACCTTTCATTTTAGATTtgattactttttattttattttacgtactttaatttaaataattacttaatcaaATCTAAgaatatttctttcttaaaaaaataaaaaactttataCAATATCCTGAGATTTAAGGGAATCGCAAGAATTGTtcctattttttgataaaatatatatataatgagtacctttaagatttattattttgtcGTTATTTAACTctagttaaatatttttaaataataataacacacTTATATTTAATAagctcttctctttctctttctgtaCTCCTCTTTTCTGGACCCAACAATCACTGCCATTGTCGAGAAATTGTTACCCCTGTTCTCTtccaatgttttttttttttttttatcttgatgCCCATGTTCTCTTCCagtgttttttcttttcatctccCCACCCTTTCTCCAGCCACCAACTGATCACCACCATCATCATGagaacttcttcttcttcttcttcttgcaacCCAACCACATCTAGTCGCGCCAACGCATTTGCAACCATGCATTTCCACCAACACTAGTCTCGCTCTCATTCGAGACGAAGTaattcctctttcttcttctttcttctctataattataaaaattcttaaagataattat
This window harbors:
- the LOC127790200 gene encoding cationic peroxidase 1-like, which produces MMAGAYNPSILMGLLMMLLLLAGAIGIASAQLSSTYYSSSCPDVLSTIKSAVDSAVSDEPRMGASLLRLHFHDCFVNGCDASVLLDDTSNFTGEKTAAPNLDSLRGFDVIDTIKSQVESLCPGVVSCADILAVTARDSVVALDGPSWTVLLGRRDSTTASFSAANSGNIPAPTSDLSGLITTFSNKGFSASEMVALSGSHTIGQARCTSFRARVYNESNIDSTFAESVREECPSAGGDDNLSPLDVTSPNAFDNAYFQNLQSQKGLLHSDQQLFNGGSTDDQVNTYSSSSSTFFTDFADAMVKMGNLDPLTGTSGQIRTNCRKTN